From one Humulus lupulus chromosome 8, drHumLupu1.1, whole genome shotgun sequence genomic stretch:
- the LOC133795669 gene encoding uncharacterized protein LOC133795669 yields MIGVKDGVENLFHGSKKKHSKKKVESTAVQVLEEKLITGQSADMSFVRDFLLFIVSVFLMPNTSVNVAREVEDPIKAINDIAAVCRVNWASLSYNYLWKALRRHQKNNGMFVGGCIYFLQLFYCHHVVWKEGYVDRSLCPLNVWSDDDFKAILDWVQEHGGFESNKIPMIELQDGAATSKMPATLASLCDKVESIENKMIEKEIEMVKFHEDLKLQMAKEFKQLRRSLSGGISSRVRGGGVPKYSKGEEPRDSAILINDLILANMQMDENRILEKLSIRNDPMLLECGIGFQNEPSYGNYSSSFNESNLGEVKHDFINFELTFSPRKELFNEVPANTDPNAFSCEPSNSENGKTMVEMDKDFNESLAKVRPPEKEKKEVEKGKEKDIVDEVTTHEPSIPGITVDHVVHEIEEDDNEKIDPPTLRREKELCKLDNLFQNMIHTYNESNYYQIGAFKLRRPLPLASFKIALFIFYFSLSLTEVLVVNPMAKLERWYFRSLRPEAHVDMKIIDAFAHVLRFTHKEKCDKMEDMRTLIFPTFHPNLESGHGRNFWETGDFGFLGVPVNVTLVLNNAEKVFQAFLMQVIYFL; encoded by the exons ATGATTGGTGTTAAGGATGGTGTTGAAAATTTATTTCATGGTAGCAAGAAGAAGCATTCGAAAAAGAAGGTTGAAAGCACTGCTGTGCAAGTTCTAGAGGAGAAATTGATAACAGGTCAATCGGCGGACATGTCCTTCGTTCGAGACTTCTTGCTCTTTATTGTCTCTGTATTCTTGATGCCTAATACGTCTGTAAATGTTGCTCGCGAAGTGGAGGATCCTATAAAGGCCATAAATGACATTGCAGCGGTTTGTCGTGTTAACTGGGCATCACTGTCGTACAATTATCTATGGAAGGCCCTTCGACGGCATCAGAAAAACAACGGCATGTTTGTCGGAGGATGCATATATTTTTTACAG TTATTTTACTGTCATCACGTTGTTTGGAAGGAAGGATATGTTGATAGATCCCTCTGCCCTTTAAATGTGTGGTCTGACGATGATTTCAAGGCTATACTGGATTGGGTACAGGAGCATGGGGGGTTTGAATCAAATAAA ATTCCAATGATAGAGTTGCAGGACGGTGCTGCAACATCGAAGATGCCTGCCACGCTCGCCTCTTTGTGTGATAAGGTTGAATCGATTGAGAACAAAATGATTGAAAAGGAAATAgaaatggtaaaatttcatgaGGATTTGAagttgcaaatggccaaggaATTCAAACAATTACGTAGGAGTTTGAGTGGCGGAATCAGTTCAAGGGTGCGTGGTGGTGGTGTTCCCAAGTATAGTAAGGGAGAGGAGCCTCGGGATTCAGCCATATTAATTAATGACCTTATCCTAGCAAACATGCAAATGGATGAGAATAGGATATTGGAGAAGCTTTCGATTAGGAATGACCCAATGTTGTTGGAGTGTGGTATAGGATTTCAGAATGAACCTTCTTATGGAAACTACTCATCGTCCTTCAACGAAAGCAACCTGGGGGAAGTGAAGCATGActtcattaattttgaattaacattTTCACCACGGAAGGAGTTGTTCAATGAGGTCCCAGCAAACACTGACCCAAATGCTTTTTCCTGTGAACCATCTAATTCAGAGAATGGGAAGACCATGGTTGAAATGGACAAAGATTTCAACGAATCTCTTGCTAAAGTTAGACCTCctgagaaagaaaagaaggaggtgGAGAAAGGGAAGGAGAAGGATATTGTGGATGAAGTCACGACTCATGAACCTAGTATCCCGGGGATTACGGTTGATCATGTTGTACATGAAATAGAGGAAGATGATAATGAGAAGATCGATCCTCCCACTCTAAGGAGAGAGAAGGAGCTCTGCAAATTGGACAACTTGTTTCAGAATATGATTCACACATACAATGAAAGCAATTACTACCAAATTGGAGCATTCAAATTGCGGAGGCCCTTGCCCCTGGCGAGTTTCAAAATCGCACTTTTCATTTTTTACTTCAGTTTGTCTTTGAC TGAGGTGTTGGTAGTAAATCCAATGGCAAAGTTGGAACGTTGGTACTTTAGGAGCCTTAGGCCTGAAGCTCATGTGGACATGAAG ATTATTGATGCTTTTGCTCATGTACTACGATTTACACATAAAGAGAAGTGTGACAAAATGGAGGATATGAGAACTCTAATTTTTCCCACCTTTCATCCCAATTTG GAAAGTGGTCATGGTCGGAACTTTTGGGAGACGGGGGATTTTGGTTTTCTTGGTGTACCTGTCAATGTTACTTTGGTTCTAAATAATGCCGAAAAGGTATTCCAAGCCTTCCTTATGCaagttatttattttctttga